TGCTCGTCCATGCCATTAGCATCGTCATTACGTCTGTGGACTCCTTGGCGTTGTTAATGTCGTACATGAGATCTCGCAAACCATCGATAATGACAAGTCCCACGCCATCAAAAGTTCTTAGCGCATAATCTATGAGGGCTATGCGGAGAGTAGGGGTGAACTCCCTTAGACCATAGAATTTGATGCGCTTGTCTTCCTTGTTAAGGCTGAGTCCTGCCAGTCGGTAGATTCGCTCAACAACATTGTGGCAATGATAGCGACTCTGCTCGGTATCGAAATAGAGAATTTGTCTCTTTCCTTCTGGAAAACTTGCCCGGTAGTTGAGTACCGTGGAATTGGTTAACGCAGCTGCTACCATCGCCGTGATGTTGAATGTCTTTTTACTCTTTGCCTTACCTGTTGATGCGCTGAAATTTCCGAAAGTGGCTATGGTACAATCACCGACCCATAACACCTGGGGTGGTACGGGCGGTTTTTCTGAAGCTTTTATCTCTCCTTGTCTGAGATAACTTTCCAGTTCACTGTCGTTGAAAGCACTCTTGCACAGCATGCCTACTTCCAAGGAACTTGCTGCAGACCCTTCTTTCTCACTTTTACTGTTTCTTCCTCTTGCCATTGCTTCTTTCAATTTGATTTCTACACTTTGAGGGGTCAATCACTATCTCAGACTTTTCCAAGAGAGCCGTCAGTTGGACATCAGAATAAACTCTGGTCTTGTTTTTCTTTCTGTCTTTCATAACGCTTCTCTATTTGTTGGCACTGTCCTTTCGTGCCAGGGTGATATGGTTGTTGCGCATCCATTTCAAAAGCTCCTTCTTGTCGAAATAGATGGTTTTGCCCTGTGGCTTGTAGTGAGGAATCTCCATGTTCATGGTGAGCTTGTAAATCTGCGACTGAGAAACGCCAAGATATTCAGCAACCTCGGTGGTGGTGAGCATCTCTTTGTTTGAGAAATATCTTTCCTCAATCTTTGAAAGACGCTCGTTAAGTGCCTCAGGTTCTACCGAAGTGAGTTCCTTTACTCTCATTTCCAAAAGTTCTACTCTCTTGGCAAGTATGTTCATGTCAATTTTGCTATTTCCCATTTTCTTATTACTTTTAATGTTAGACAATAAGGGGGCTACCCCCGAAACTGAATCGATTCGGGGGCAAAATTACCCCAATAAAATCTAATACAACTGACCTTACTCCTGACACTCGGAAGTGTCAGGGGGGATGTAAGGAGATTTTTCTTTTCAGTTGTTTAACTTACTTTACTTCATCGCATTTCTTTCAGTTGTTTTGCAAAATCCAGAAACTCCCCACTTGGGAATTTTGCAGATGAAGTCTTCAATTCACTAAGTCGGCTGCTGATAGCACCTCGTTTGGATGCCTTTCCCGTACTCTTAGGGGTGAGCAGCTGATTGTCCGCAATAAGTGATACCCAGTTGTGGGGAATCATCTTCTCGATAGACAAAGCATACAGCAATTGAAGTACCTGTCGCATGTTGACTACAACCAGAGATTCATCCAACGCACATTTGAAGAATCCGTCCATCGTTTCTTCATCGATACCATCTACAAAGAAATTCGACTCATTGGCGAATTTCGTAATGAGTCGAATCTGTTCTGTAGTGAATGAAGCAAGAATGCGAGGGCTTTCAACCACAACTTCAATGTGGTTGAACTCATAAACCATTGTCTCAAAGTCTCCTTTCTCAAATGAGGACTTGGTGAAGTACTTGGTGACAAGGTCTTTTCTGGTAGTAAGCAACTCATACAAGCTGAATACATGCTTGAAATGGTTGCGGACAATCAGCTCCTCGGAAGAGAAGACCGGCAGGTGATAGCTAACAAAGTCGTTGACATATCTGTCATACAACTTGCCATCATTAAGGATTTCCGACTTGTACTGCTCGTAAGCAGCACGATAGAGTGTCCAAAGCTCATCTTTGGAAAGCTCAATCTCTTGTTTTGGACAATGATCTGAGCACTGTAAACACAAAAAGAGAGAGCACAGAGGAATTGTTCTTCTGACTCATATTACTTTTTGTTAATGAATAAATTTGAAATACGCCTGCTTAATGAAGCAGGCGGAAATGTGTATTTAACTTGACGTTTATTTATTATGTAAGTCATCATTTCAGTGCAAAGATACACTAAAATTGTGCATTCTATCTGCATTCAGTATAAAAAATAACATCAGTATGATTATTTAGACTATTCTCAAAAGAAAAGCCTACATTAGGGAATATCCAATGTAGGCTTCTGAAATTTAGGCTCTTATCCGTCCTATAAAGTTCTTCGTTTTGGTCTTTTGCTGAGAATCTGATTAATCTCCATGGTGCTGATAGGAGCCTCTATCTTGCAGCCAGATTCTAACCATTTGATAAGGTCATCCCTAAAGAAGGTGTATTTCTTACCCTTCTGATTGACAGGGATTTCTCCGTTCTGTATGTAAGTGTACATAGTGGATTTCTTGATTTTAAGAAATTCACAAGCTTCCTTCACATCCATTGGAATATGATCTGACAGGGAAGGTCTTTTAGTTCTGCGTACCTCTTCTCGAATCAGTTCCATAGACTGGTCAAGAAGATCGAATCTTTTCAGTATCTCTGACAATACTTCCGGTATGTCATTGAATGTTATTTGTCTTTCTTCGTTCTGCATATTAAAAACTTTCTTTATTTCTGATGATGAAATTGATAATCATTGTAATCGGGTACATCAATCTCAATTACGCATTTGCCCTTCTGTCTTAATGTACGTCTCATGCTTTCTACTTCAACATCTTTGAGTTCGGTAGGGAAACATAGCTTTATGAAGGTTGCTCGTTTCTGACCGCTCCAACCAAGGCGTTCTCCAATATTCCAGGAATAATGCCTGATGTCGAGAGTATTCAAGGTTCCATTTGTCTTCACAGGAACAATACATGATTCAGGGATGTCGTATAGTTTGATGTTCTGGCACAGTATCTCCAAATACTCATCTGTCATATATGGCGAAAGTACAGAGTAGGTGTAGTCTTTGACCGCATCATATTTTGAGCTTTCAAGACTATACTGCCTGTTGCGATAGCGTTCACGCATTTCTTCTGCTTTCTCCACATCCGATATGGATGGTTCGTTGGAAGAAATACTGTTGTTGATCACGATGTCTCTCACAGCTTGGGGCTTACGTAAACACATGAATGCACAGACAATGATGGCAAATGATATATAGTAGAATATCATCGGCAAAGAGAAACCGGAATCTGAGTCGGAAACTGTCATCATCAGGTTAGCAATCGCTCCATCTATTCTTGGAGCGACTACTATCATAATGATGGTGAGCATATTCGAAATGAGGAGAATCAAGAAGTTCTCTTTTAACTTTTTAATCATTGCAATTGTTACTTTTTGGAGTTTTTGTGTCTGCAAAGATATAGAGAATCTTGCTATTTTCTACTATTTCGTATCAACAAAATGCGCCTCTTAAACACTATTTATTATTCTGTGTTTCAACGTTTTAAGCGATGTTTTGTTTTCTCTTTTTTGCCGTATTATAATCTTATTTTCTCTTATTTGCTTTTGGGCACATCTTGCTTTCTGTTGTCTTCACATCGTCTTTCACGTTCGTTAACGTAATTCTGCCTGCTGCCTCACGAGTTTTTGGATTTGCGTGAGAAGCGTAGATCTGTGTCGTGCTGACATTCTTATGGTTGAGCAGATGCTGAACTGTATAGATGTCTGTACCAAGTTCGAGCTGCAACGAGGCATACGTATGACGGAAGCAATGGAAGGTGATATGCTTTTCGATACCACACTCTTTTAGCCAGTTCTGCATCACACCATACGTCATAGTACGTTTGAAACCTTGGAAGATATATGTTCTGTTAGTCTTTGGATGGATGAGAGCATATGCATCATCGCCAATTGGAACCTGGGTCTGGCATTTTGTCTTCACACAAATAAAATCCAGATAATATCCACCATCAGCATAGCTACGGATATTTTCCCATTTCAATCTCAGGATGTCGCTGATACGGAGACCTGTCAGACAAGAGAATAAAGCTGCCTTTCGAACCACCGGAATAGAACATTCTGTGTTGTACATTCTTCTAACTTCCTCCAATGTAAGACTTTGCTTCACTGGCGTTGTACATGAAATGTTTTCCAAAAGGCTGGCAAGATCATCTGTCAATCTACGCTCACGGTATGCCTTTGTCAAGACCTGCTTGAACACATTCCAATAGGCTGATGCCGTATTTCTGGAAATAGACTTCTTGATAACATGTCCACCTCTTGATGACACTTTGGTATCAAGGAGATATTCCATATACTTGTTACAGTAAAGAACATCAAGCATCTCAAATGTACATTTGCCTTTACAGAACTTCTCGAAATGCTTGTAGGCTGCATCACACTTCACATAGTTGCGATTGACCATATTTCTGAAATATCCGAGAAAGTCCTCCTTCAATCTGTCACGGTTGAAGAAATCATACTTCTCATCGAGAACATCAATGTACACCTTACAACGAATAGCTTCTGCCTTGGCGAGAATCTTGTCGTTGTAGAGCTTCTGCTGCTTGTTGGCAGGATCGGCATAAATGTACATGCCAAGTGAGCGACGGCGTATCAACTCCATCGTCTCCGGGTCTCTATATCCTGGCCAAAAGTCCAGAAAAAGTGACTTTGTTCCGTTGCGTCTGTCACGCATACGGAGCTTAACGGTTTTACATACTTGCATAATATATCTGATTTTTGTATTAATAAAATTCGGTTGCAAAATTCCTAAATGATACTACATTGACAGCAGTAAAGAGAAAGTAAATCATACTATTCAGTATAATCTGTTTTCAAATCATCATTTTTGAAACGTTTTTCCATGAGTCTGTCGAATTCTTCTTTTCTAAAGAACATGAATTGCCCCTTCTTTACTTTAGTGACTTTGTAATGCTTGACGTAATAATGTACAATATCCTTTGTCATTCCATACTTCTTCATTGCTTCTTCTACGGAATAGTAGCGTTCTCTTCCTTCGAAATATCCAGTCTTCAGCACCTGGATGTGCTGCTTTGAATAGTAGGTTACTCCATATTCAACTTTTGAAGGTATCTTATGCCGGTGGATGAATGAACGTACTGCGTCATGCGTCATCTTGTAGGTATCTCTCATCTCTTCAGGAGTGATCCAGTCATTTATATCCGCATACTTATGCTTTTGATTATACAGGATATCAATGGCCTTCTTCTCATAGAAGTTGAAATTTTTAAGAGCTATTTTAGGAGTTTTGTTCTCTCTGGTCATCACACCGACATGCTTGATGGTGATCTTGAACATTTCTGCCACTTCCTCAGTTGAGTAATATCCTTCTGGAGTAGGAGGACATGCTCTCTCCTGTGCTTTTGGTTGGAAGATGACACGTTCTGTACCATCCAAGTTCTCAACTTTCTTGGTGTTGCCCATTCGCTGTTGAGTAATCTTGTCGAAGTCGGTTCTATATATCATCGTGAACTTACCTCGCTTCTCAGTCCTTACATCATAATTTTTAAGAGTGTAGCTAATCTGATCCTTTGTTAGGCCATACTTTTCTGAAATCTCTTCGTAAGTGTACCAGTCCGGATCTACCTCATTGCCTTTTTGCTTGATACTATCAATATGTATCTTGGAATAGTAAGCCTTACCATTACGGTTAACTCTTGGTACCTTATGATAAGTAACAAAACTCATTGCATTAGTTCGAGTCATACCATACATGTCCATCACCTGATCCATTGTATAGTAGTTGTCGAGATTGATTTCTTCAAGAAGGTCTGCAAACTTTGCATCAACTGCCTTTTTACTGAAGAAGGTGTTACGTCCTACATAGACTTTTGGAATACCCAAACGGTCACAGCGTCCCCATACGGCCTTGCGACCGATATTATATTTCTCCATGATTTCACGCAAAGTATAGTACTCCTGGTCATCTTTGCGTTTATAGCTTTTCTTCTTGTATGCACCAGCTTCCTCAAAGTATTTATCAAGATCTTCACGACGAACATATGTCTTACGTCGTAGTCTGACAGCTTTGAGTGTTCCAGAGTAAAAGCATCGATACACAGTAGTAACACTAACACCAAGAAGAAATGCAACATCTGAAGGTGTCAAGAAAGGTCGAGAAGCGATTTCCAGACTTTGCAAATTCTGAGCATCGTCCTTCTTACTTTCTCTTGCTTTTTTCTTTTTCTCAGCTTCTTTCTTCCGATGCACAACACGAGCACACCTCTTGGAGCAATACTTATTTGTGATTTTGGTAGCAATGAACTCTTCACCACATACCTCACATTTTCTTAAAATCCTCATTTTTGTTTGCTATTTAGTACCCTATGAGTCCCCCTAATTCTTTTGCAGCAATTTTCACGTTTTTGCAGCAATTTTCATGATGGTGTCCAACATGAGAAATGTCGGTCACTGGAAAGGTTTGCAGAATTTGCAATTGGTGTCCAAAAATAGAATTTTGGCTTTCCATTTTCTCACAGAATTGAGGGCCACGAATGAAATTTGAGCCAAAAATACACCAAAATATTGGTTTCAGCAAATTACAAATGGAATGTGTTAAGACGAAAAAAGCCACCTAAGTAGGTGGCTTGCAAGCAGTTATAAAAATGTTCGTTTTAGTGCTGTCCAGGGGGTTACTTTCCGATGCAAAAGTGCTTGAAGATGTTATTCAGCGTTTCCTGGCTACTTATCTGTCCGCCAGTGATTTCGCCCAGCTCTTCCAATGCCATCTTGAGGTCTTCGGCGATGATGTCGCCGCTCATGCCGGCATCCATCGACTCCAATACTCGCTGCAGACTTTCGTTGGCTTTCGTCAACGCCTCGTAGTGGCGGGCATTCGTTATGATGACATCGTTCTCCGTAATCTCTGGAACATTGGCAATCTTTACCAGACTTTCCTTGAGACCATCCATGTTGTAACCCAACTTGGCACTCATCGGAACTATGTTGAGTGTCTTCAATGGTTTTCCGCTACACTGGCTTTGGAACGCATTGAACGAGTTGAGACTTTCCGTCATAGCGTTGAATCCATTGATATTCTCTTCATCATACTCCGTGATGTCGTCAAACTTGTTGATACCTAAGATTATATTCGGGCAGTCGTAGTCATTAATAATCTCCATAAACTCGTCCATGTCTTTATCCTGCTGGTCATCATCAGTGCTTCCGTCGATGAGATAGATGAGAATCTTGGCTTCCTTCATCTTCTGATAGGTGCGCTCTATGCCCAGCTGCTCCACCTTGTCGTCGGTGGATCGGATTCCTGCCGTGTCGATGAAGCGGAAGGTAATGCCGTCTATGTCTGTAGTGTCCTCAATGACGTCGCGCGTAGTACCGTGGATTTCGCTTACGATGGCTTTGTCATCTTGCAGCAGACGGTTGAGAAGAGTGCTCTTGCCAGCGTTGGTCTTGCCCACGATGGCTACAGGGATGCCTTGCTTCAGGGCGTTGCCGGTTTCGAAGGAGTGGGCGAGGGCGGTTATCTTCTTCTCTATTTCCTCGGCCAGGGCGTGGAGCTCTGTGCGGTCGGCAAACTCCAGGTCCTCATGGTCGCTGAAATCCAGTTCCAGTTCGAGGAGTGAGGTCATTTTGAGGAGTTTTTCACGAAGGGTGGAGAGCTCGTTGCTGAAGTGACCCTTCAGTTGGCTCATCGCCATCTGGTGGGTTGCCTTGTTGGTGGAGGCGATGAGGTCGGCAACGGCTTCTGCCTGCGAGAGGTCCATCTTGCCGTTCATGAAGGCACGGCGGGTGTATTCGCCCGGTTGTGCGTGGCGGCAACCTGCCTGTATCAGGCACTGCATCACTTGCTGCAGAATGTATCTGCTGCCGTGGCATGAAATCTCGGTGGAGTCTTCGCCGGTGTAGCTGTGGGGTGCCTTGAAGACACTTACCATTACATCGTCGATGGTGTTGCCGTTTTTATCTTTTATTTCTCCGTAGTGGAGGGTGTTGGGCTTGGCATCGGTCAGGGATTTGCCGCTGGCTGCGGTGAAAACCTGGTCGGTGATGGTAATGGCGTTATTGCCACTGAGTCGGATGATTCCGATGGCGCCGCCAGCTGGGGTTGCCAGGGCGCAGATACATTCTTCTTGATTCATTTTTCTTTTACTTTAAATTCTATCTAATACTACTTTTATCAAGTTGTCGATGGTGCTCTTGTAGCCCGTGTTGGCCTTCTTTGTGCGGCGGTTGGCGATGACCATGCAGCAGGTTAATGCCTTGTGGCCCAAGAGGAGGGATAGGCCGGCTAGGGCGGAGCTCTCCATCTCGAAGTTGTTGATGCGCAGTCCGTTATGCTCGAATGCTTCTATCTTTGCATTAAGCTCTGGGTCAGCGAGTGGGGCACGCAGTTCTCTGCCTTGCGGACCGTAGAAACCGCCGCAGGCGATGGTGATTCCTCGTACCATATCGTCGCCGGCTATCTGATTGAGCAGTTCCGGGTCGTTATCTACACAGTATGGATTGCCTATCTGGTCCATCCATTTTACCTGGCGCTTGAACTCTGCCTCTGTTTCGAGGTCGCAGATTTCGTTGCGGCGGGCGTAGAAGTTGATGAGGCCGTCGAAGCCGATGCTCTTCTGCGATGCTACGAAGGTTCCGGCTGGGCATTCTGGCTGCAGACCGCCGCAGGTGCCGATGCGCACGAGGGTGAGGGTGGTGTGCTCGGGTTTCTCGGTGCGGGTGGTGAAGTCGATGTTCTTCAAGGCATCGAGTTCGTTGACCACGATATCGATGTTGTCGCAGCCGATTCCGGTGCTCTGCACGGTGATTCGCTTGCCTTTATAGGTTCCGGTGATGGCGTGGAACTCTCGGCTTGAAACCTCGCATTCCTGCTCCTCGAAGTGGGATGCTACGAGGGCTACGCGGCCTGGGTCGCCTACTAGGATTACTTTATCTGCCACTTGTTCTGGGCGGAGGTGGAGGTGGAAGCAGCTTCCATCCTCATTGATAATCAATTCTGATTCTGCAAAATACTTGCTCATGGTTATTACTAATTAAGTTCGACTTATATAGCACATGTTTTTATCTTGTGCATTTCTTTTTATTACTTATTTCAAGAACACAAAGATACAAATATTTTTCAGAATATCCGAAATTCGTTAGAAATGTTTAACAAATAAAAAACTTCATCGTATTTTTTTTCTTCATCGGATTTTTTCATCGAATTTTTTCATCGAATTTTCTTCATCGGATTACGCGGAGTTAACGGAACATTCTTGCTCTACGGATTACGCACGGAATTTAAACGGATTTGGCCTTGCGGCCATTGGGCTAGCGCGTAATCATTGCTCTAGCACGTGATCATAGCTCTAGCCCGTAGCTATAAGCCTCTTAGTGCAAGCTTTAGGGGGTATCGCCACGACCGTAAGGTCGAGTTTCCGTTTAAAATCCGTGCGTAATCCGAGGAGGCGGTTAAGGTTCCGATTCATCCGCATAATCCGATGAAGAAAAAACAATGAAGAAAAACAATGAAGAAAAACAATGAAGAAAATGAAATGAAGAAAATGAAATAGGGTGTGTCATAAGTCAATGACGCACCCTATTTCTAGCTATTATATCTTGAAAATCCTGCTTAGTTCTTGAAGCTGTGGATAGGAGCAGGGATTCTGCCTACACGGTTCACGAAATCTGAGCAGCTGAACTTGTTTACTGGCATGATTGGCGCATAACCCAAGAGACCACCGAAATCTACGGTGTCGCCTACCTTCATTCCCACTACAGGGATGATGCGCACGGCTGTGGTCTTCTGGTTCACCATACCAATGGCAGCCTCATCGGCTATGATGCCCGAAATGGTGGTGGCTGGAGTGTCGCCAGGGATGGCGATCATATCCAAACCTACTGAGCACACGCAGGTCATCGCCTCCAACTTCTCGATGGTCAGCGCACCAGCCTCTACGGCATTGATCATGCCCTGGTCCTCAGATACAGGGATGAAGGCACCGCTCAAACCGCCTACGTAAGAGGAAGCCATGATTCCACCCTTCTTCACCTGGTCGTTCAACAGGGCAAGGGCGGCTGTAGTACCAGGGGCACCGGCACGCTCCAGTCCGATAAGCTCCAGAATATCAGCTACACTGTCGCCGATGGCTGGAGTTGGAGCCAGAGAGAGGTCGATGATTCCGAATGGTACGTTGAGTCGGCGGGAAGCCTCCTTGGCTACCAACTGGCCCACGCGGGTAATCTTGAAGGCTGTGCGCTTGATGGTTTCGCAGAGCACCTCGAAGCTCTCGCCCTTCACCTGCTCCAATGCATATTTTACCACACCTGGTCCGCTGACACCTACGCTCACTACGGCGTCGGCCTCAGAAACACCATGGAAGGCACCTGCCATGAATGGGTTGTCATCCGGCGCATTGCAGAGCACCACGAGCTTGGCGCAACCCAGGGAACCCTTGTCCTTGGTAGCCTCGGCTGTATCCTTCACGATTTCACCCAACAGGCGCACGGCGTCCATGTTGATTCCGGTCTTGGTGGAACCCACGTTCACGGAACTGCAGATGAAATCGGTCTGTGCCATCGCCTGAGGGATGGAACGGATGAGGAGTTCATCGCTCTTGCTCATACCCTTGCTCACGATGGCAGAGTAGCCGCCCAGGAAGTTGACGCCCAGTTCCTTGGCACACTTGTCCAGGGTCTTGGCTATCTTCACGTAGTCGTCGGTGGTCTTGCAGGCCGAGCCGCCTACCAGGGCGATAGGAGTGATGGAGATGCGCTTGTTGACGATAGGCACACCGTATTCCTTAGAAATATCCTCACCGGTCTTCACCAGGTTCTTGGCAAGACGGGTTATCTTGTTATAGATGTTCTCACAGAGCTGGTCGAGATCGGAAGTGGCACAATCCAGGAGGTTGATACCCATGGTGATGGTGCGCACGTCGAAGTTCTCCTGCTCAATCATCTTGTTGGTTTCTATTACCTCAGATATATTGATCATTTTCCTTCTATTGACTTTAAAAATGAATAACTTTTATAGATGAATCACCCAGCAGAATCACTTAGATGCGGTGCATCATGTTGAAGATTTCCTCACGCTGGCATTTTACCTGAA
The Segatella copri DNA segment above includes these coding regions:
- a CDS encoding AAA family ATPase, whose product is MLCKSAFNDSELESYLRQGEIKASEKPPVPPQVLWVGDCTIATFGNFSASTGKAKSKKTFNITAMVAAALTNSTVLNYRASFPEGKRQILYFDTEQSRYHCHNVVERIYRLAGLSLNKEDKRIKFYGLREFTPTLRIALIDYALRTFDGVGLVIIDGLRDLMYDINNAKESTDVMTMLMAWTSKYDLHIHCVLHLNKNDNNTRGHIGTELENKAETVLIISKNKQDANISEVRPMHMRDKEFSSWAFHIDDNSLPVLDVGYHVTVVKPKDKPLTSLPDDVHTMVLQKIFSKSTPQRYVDLVKALGEAYAEEGYKRGDNAVKEMLKIFNERKLITKEKDGYHYHPTLFPSK
- a CDS encoding helix-turn-helix domain-containing protein, which produces MGNSKIDMNILAKRVELLEMRVKELTSVEPEALNERLSKIEERYFSNKEMLTTTEVAEYLGVSQSQIYKLTMNMEIPHYKPQGKTIYFDKKELLKWMRNNHITLARKDSANK
- a CDS encoding helix-turn-helix domain-containing protein; protein product: MQNEERQITFNDIPEVLSEILKRFDLLDQSMELIREEVRRTKRPSLSDHIPMDVKEACEFLKIKKSTMYTYIQNGEIPVNQKGKKYTFFRDDLIKWLESGCKIEAPISTMEINQILSKRPKRRTL
- a CDS encoding site-specific integrase, whose product is MQVCKTVKLRMRDRRNGTKSLFLDFWPGYRDPETMELIRRRSLGMYIYADPANKQQKLYNDKILAKAEAIRCKVYIDVLDEKYDFFNRDRLKEDFLGYFRNMVNRNYVKCDAAYKHFEKFCKGKCTFEMLDVLYCNKYMEYLLDTKVSSRGGHVIKKSISRNTASAYWNVFKQVLTKAYRERRLTDDLASLLENISCTTPVKQSLTLEEVRRMYNTECSIPVVRKAALFSCLTGLRISDILRLKWENIRSYADGGYYLDFICVKTKCQTQVPIGDDAYALIHPKTNRTYIFQGFKRTMTYGVMQNWLKECGIEKHITFHCFRHTYASLQLELGTDIYTVQHLLNHKNVSTTQIYASHANPKTREAAGRITLTNVKDDVKTTESKMCPKANKRK
- a CDS encoding helix-turn-helix domain-containing protein produces the protein MQSLEIASRPFLTPSDVAFLLGVSVTTVYRCFYSGTLKAVRLRRKTYVRREDLDKYFEEAGAYKKKSYKRKDDQEYYTLREIMEKYNIGRKAVWGRCDRLGIPKVYVGRNTFFSKKAVDAKFADLLEEINLDNYYTMDQVMDMYGMTRTNAMSFVTYHKVPRVNRNGKAYYSKIHIDSIKQKGNEVDPDWYTYEEISEKYGLTKDQISYTLKNYDVRTEKRGKFTMIYRTDFDKITQQRMGNTKKVENLDGTERVIFQPKAQERACPPTPEGYYSTEEVAEMFKITIKHVGVMTRENKTPKIALKNFNFYEKKAIDILYNQKHKYADINDWITPEEMRDTYKMTHDAVRSFIHRHKIPSKVEYGVTYYSKQHIQVLKTGYFEGRERYYSVEEAMKKYGMTKDIVHYYVKHYKVTKVKKGQFMFFRKEEFDRLMEKRFKNDDLKTDYTE
- the mnmE gene encoding tRNA uridine-5-carboxymethylaminomethyl(34) synthesis GTPase MnmE encodes the protein MNQEECICALATPAGGAIGIIRLSGNNAITITDQVFTAASGKSLTDAKPNTLHYGEIKDKNGNTIDDVMVSVFKAPHSYTGEDSTEISCHGSRYILQQVMQCLIQAGCRHAQPGEYTRRAFMNGKMDLSQAEAVADLIASTNKATHQMAMSQLKGHFSNELSTLREKLLKMTSLLELELDFSDHEDLEFADRTELHALAEEIEKKITALAHSFETGNALKQGIPVAIVGKTNAGKSTLLNRLLQDDKAIVSEIHGTTRDVIEDTTDIDGITFRFIDTAGIRSTDDKVEQLGIERTYQKMKEAKILIYLIDGSTDDDQQDKDMDEFMEIINDYDCPNIILGINKFDDITEYDEENINGFNAMTESLNSFNAFQSQCSGKPLKTLNIVPMSAKLGYNMDGLKESLVKIANVPEITENDVIITNARHYEALTKANESLQRVLESMDAGMSGDIIAEDLKMALEELGEITGGQISSQETLNNIFKHFCIGK
- a CDS encoding nucleoside phosphorylase, which gives rise to MSKYFAESELIINEDGSCFHLHLRPEQVADKVILVGDPGRVALVASHFEEQECEVSSREFHAITGTYKGKRITVQSTGIGCDNIDIVVNELDALKNIDFTTRTEKPEHTTLTLVRIGTCGGLQPECPAGTFVASQKSIGFDGLINFYARRNEICDLETEAEFKRQVKWMDQIGNPYCVDNDPELLNQIAGDDMVRGITIACGGFYGPQGRELRAPLADPELNAKIEAFEHNGLRINNFEMESSALAGLSLLLGHKALTCCMVIANRRTKKANTGYKSTIDNLIKVVLDRI
- a CDS encoding PFL family protein, giving the protein MINISEVIETNKMIEQENFDVRTITMGINLLDCATSDLDQLCENIYNKITRLAKNLVKTGEDISKEYGVPIVNKRISITPIALVGGSACKTTDDYVKIAKTLDKCAKELGVNFLGGYSAIVSKGMSKSDELLIRSIPQAMAQTDFICSSVNVGSTKTGINMDAVRLLGEIVKDTAEATKDKGSLGCAKLVVLCNAPDDNPFMAGAFHGVSEADAVVSVGVSGPGVVKYALEQVKGESFEVLCETIKRTAFKITRVGQLVAKEASRRLNVPFGIIDLSLAPTPAIGDSVADILELIGLERAGAPGTTAALALLNDQVKKGGIMASSYVGGLSGAFIPVSEDQGMINAVEAGALTIEKLEAMTCVCSVGLDMIAIPGDTPATTISGIIADEAAIGMVNQKTTAVRIIPVVGMKVGDTVDFGGLLGYAPIMPVNKFSCSDFVNRVGRIPAPIHSFKN